In the genome of Triticum urartu cultivar G1812 chromosome 5, Tu2.1, whole genome shotgun sequence, one region contains:
- the LOC125509515 gene encoding O-fucosyltransferase 31-like: MRRPSASSPPARGPVLAAAAAVVLLPAIFPALFSPLGRAFPSLFSEWNAPKPMHESLLNASLRWTIPDEQKREIWTPLPDQGWKPCIRSSITRGLPSEPSGYIQVFLDGGLNQQRMGICDAVAVAKILNATLVIPHLEVNPVWKDSSLFGDIFNVDHFINTLKGEVSIVRIPPKEFAWSTREFYGTGIRATRVKTAPVHASANWYIENVSPILQSYGIAAIAPFSHRLAFDDLPVDIQRLRCKVNFEALIFVPYIISLGRTLEKRLRSPVQGHSTEFAQQVVEENTDQDGKYAVLHLRFDKDMAAHSACDFGGGRAEKLALAKYRQVIWQGRVLNSQLSDEELRNTGRCPLTPEEIGLILVALGFDSTTRFYLASHKVYGGEARISSLRKLFPLMEDKRSLASADELANVEGKASVLAALDYHISMHSDVFISASPGNMHNALLAHRAYRNFKTIRPNMTLLGHIFANKSMEWSEFQQAVQAGHKGRYGQIRLRKPKQSIYTYPAPDCMCQG, from the exons ATGCGGCGGCCGTCGGCTTCGTCGCCTCCGGCGAGGGGCCCGGTGTTGGCTGCCGCAGCCGCTGTCGTGCTCCTCCCGGCTATTTTCCCCGCGCTGTTCTCCCCGCTCGGCCGCGCCTTCCCTTCCCTATTCTCG GAGTGGAATGCCCCTAAGCCAATGCACGAGTCTCTTTTGAACGCGTCTTTGCGATGGACAATA CCAGATGAACAAAAGAGAGAGATCTGGACACCCTTGCCTGACCAGGGGTGGAAACCATGCATAAGATCATCGATTACTCGTG GGTTACCTTCGGAACCTAGTGGGTACATACAAGTATTTCTTGATGGTGGCCTGAACCAGCAAAGAATGGGG ATATGTGATGCTGTTGCGGTTGCTAAGATTCTGAATGCTACTCTTGTGATTCCACATCTTGAAGTAAACCCTgtttggaaagattcaag CTTATTTGGAGATATTTTCAATGTGGATCACTTTATTAACACCCTAAAAGGCGAGGTTTCAATAGTGAGAATTCCACCAAAAGAATTTGCGTGGAGCACAAGAGAGTTCTATGGCACAGGAATACGTGCTACAAGAGTAAAAACTGCACCTGTTCATGCCTCAGCTAATTGGTATATAGAGAATGTCAGTCCTATCCTGCAAAG CTATGGCATTGCAGCCATTGCCCCCTTTTCTCACCGCCTTGCATTTGATGATTTGCCCGTGGACATTCAACGCCTGCGCTGTAAAGTTAACTTTGAAGCTCTGATTTTTGTGCCTTACATTATCTCATTGGGGAGGACCCTTGAGAAGCGCTTGAGATCTCCAGTCCAGGGGCATTCCACTGAATTTGCCCAACAAGTCGTAGAAGAAAACACAGATCAGGATGGAAAGTACGCAGTTTTACATCTCCGCTTCGATAAG GATATGGCTGCACATTCTGCCTGTGACTTTGGCGGTGGTAGGGCTGAAAAATTAGCTCTGGCTAAGTACAGGCAAGTTATCTGGCAAGGGAGGGTATTAAATTCACAGTTAAGTGATGAGGAGCTTCGAAACACAGGACGCTGCCCGTTGACTCCAGAAGAGATTGGGTTGATACTAGTAGCGCTTGGCTTTGACAGCACAACTCGATTTTATCTTGCCTCTCACAAG GTATATGGAGGGGAAGCTAGGATCTCTAGCTTGCGCAAACTTTTCCCGCTGATGGAAGACAAGAGGAGCCTTGCATCGGCAGATGAACTTGCTAATGTTGAAGGGAAGGCTTCTGTGCTAGCAGCTCTTGACTACCATATCAGCATGCACAGCGATGTTTTCATCTCTGCTTCTCCTGGCAATATGCATAATGCACTG TTGGCCCACCGGGCCTACAGGAATTTCAAGACGATAAGGCCAAACATGACATTGCTTGGCCACATATTTGCGAACAAGAGCATGGAGTGGTCAGAGTTTCAGCAGGCTGTACAGGCAGGCCACAAAGGTAGATACGGGCAGATCCGGCTGAGGAAGCCGAAGCAGTCTATCTATACTTATCCTGCCCCGGATTGTATGTGCCAAGGGTAG
- the LOC125509516 gene encoding chlorophyll a-b binding protein 1B-20, chloroplastic, with protein sequence MSSVSARAPVAALRPAASASSPRFLGDSGRVGLAKSTRRDVAVQAKGSWLPGLPSPAYLDGSLAGDNGFDPLALAEDPEDLRWFVQAELVNGRWAMLGVAGMLIPEVLTKAGLLNAPEWYDAGKETYFASSSTLFVIEFILFHYVEIRRWQDIKNPGSVNQDPIFKSYSLPPHECGYPGSVFNPLNFAPTLENKEKELANGRLAMLAFLGFLVQHNVTGKGPFENLQQHLADPWHNTIIQTISGQ encoded by the exons ATGTCGTCGGTCAGTGCCCGCGCTCCCGTGGCCGCTCTCCGGCCGGCGGCGTCAGCGTCGAGCCCCCGGTTCCTGGGCGACTCCGGCCGCGTCGGCCTCGCCAAGTCCACGCGCCGCGACGTCGCCGTCCAGGCCAAGGGGTCGTGGCTCCCCGGCCTCCCCTCCCCTGCCTACCTCGACGGCAG CTTGGCGGGTGACAATGGGTTCGACCCGCTGGCGCTGGCGGAGGACCCGGAGGACCTGCGGTGGTTCGTGCAGGCGGAGCTGGTGAACGGGCGGTGGGCGATGCTGGGGGTGGCGGGGATGCTGATCCCGGAGGTGCTGACCAAGGCGGGGCTGCTGAACGCGCCCGAGTGGTACGACGCCGGCAAGGAGACCTACTTCGCCTCCTCCTCCACGCTCTTCGTCATCGAGTTCATCCTCTTCCACTACGTGGAGATCCGGCGGTGGCAGGACATCAAGAACCCGGGCTCCGTCAACCAGGACCCCATCTTCAAGAGCTACAGCCTCCCGCCCCACGAGTGCGGCTATCCCGGCAGCGTCTTCAACCCCCTCAACTTCGCCCCCACCCTCGAGAACAAGGAGAAGGAGCTCGCCAACG GGAGACTGGCGATGCTGGCGTTCCTGGGGTTCCTGGTGCAGCACAACGTGACCGGCAAGGGCCCGTTCGAGAACCTGCAGCAGCACCTGGCCGACCCATGGCACAACACCATCATCCAGACCATCTCCGGCCAATAA